In the genome of Drosophila pseudoobscura strain MV-25-SWS-2005 chromosome 3, UCI_Dpse_MV25, whole genome shotgun sequence, one region contains:
- the NKAIN gene encoding sodium/potassium-transporting ATPase subunit beta-1-interacting protein isoform X1, with amino-acid sequence MGSCSCTRRHFLLSICFLQVITILERQVFDFLGYMWAPILVNFFHILFIIFGFYGAYHFRVKYIITYLIWNFLWIGWNAFLICFYLNVGQLDRDSDLLNLGTGSVSWFEANGYGCRPTYNMTADDPFRPQRPETVEGCLLDYTLVEIIHSGVQCGLALLGILGAILISCIFLDEDDRFDFMNGDAKSPQHTVVHPMYVSYTSIPTTSASATMQSNKHLQLQLQNQQQQQQNSLKLYHHQQQVSHLNQNYQLNNSNNNTLNNNLHQRQAPPQPPLDTPINHNASFQRHHQSVNHLTQRTSGENSNSSSLRRQRHHQTSGSGPSPMSPQTTPSLSYASLQNSNPYLANSLSNSNYSIFQGIPECVGSGTHFARIHHKAKAPKSGLITSPGVDSGVAIGMAGHSPVRPLDRLSRNLEEEEDNFSMQQLSSGANGVTYVPFRSPTPSSLFVHENNNNSQPHIVFNSATRSSPNNNASFPYEQNGLPSPLRVGPSPKARRPTQIPLPTVPLHTCHVLDEDEDEEVNGDQILTPPPPPVPRPHIFHQRLGQAPYPDLSPEIAEKYAMPTQHVSVASSIPVPVPHGSPMVRRTHRRHRPAIPAQANFCDQIRAPPLGYVVRTQSDDRLVEADQQTEAAPRVNRRSNNKTRPRSFCSSIVGVQA; translated from the exons ATGGGCTCGTGCTCGTGTACGCGGCGACACTTTTTGTTGTCAATATGCTTCCTGCAAGTG ATAACGATTCTCGAACGCCAGGTATTCGACTTTCTCGGATACATGTGGGCCCCCATCCTGGTGAATTTCTTCCACATTCTATTTATCATATTCGGATTCTATGGCGCATATCACTTTCGCGTTAAATACATCATCACC TATCTAATATGGAACTTCCTATGGATCGGCTGGAATGCTTTCCTCATTTGCTTTTATCTGAATGTGGGGCAGTTGGATAGG GACAGTGATCTACTCAATCTCGGCACGGGCAGCGTTTCCTGGTTCGAGGCGAACGGTTATGGATGCCGGCCCACCTACAACATGACGGCGGATGATCCGTTCCGTCCACAGCGGCCGGAGACCGTAGAGGGCTGCCTGCTCGACTATACGCTGGTGGAGATTATTCACTCGGGAGTTCAGTGCGGTCTGGCG cTGCTCGGTATACTCGGTGCGATTCTGATCAGTTGCATATTTCTGGACGAGGACGATAGAT TCGATTTCATGAACGGCGACGCGAAGAGTCCCCAGCACACCGTGGTGCACCCAATGTACGTGAGCTATACAAGTATACCCACAACATCTGCAAGTGCCACAATGCAATCAAACAAgcatctgcagctgcaactgcagaaccagcagcagcagcagcaaaactcACTGAAACTCTATCATCATCAGCAACAAGTATCACACTTAAACCAGAACTATCAActgaacaacagcaacaataatacACTCAACAATAATCTTCACCAGCGTCAGGCGCCGCCTCAGCCGCCGCTAGACACACCAATTAACCACAATGCATCATTCCAACGCCACCACCAATCAGTCAATCATCTAACCCAGCGCACAAGTGGcgagaacagcaacagcagcagcctgagGCGCCAGCGGCACCACCAGACCAGTGGCTCCGGTCCCAGTCCCATGTCCCCGCAGACTACTCCCTCGCTTTCGTACGCCTCACTGCAGAACTCCAATCCCTATCTGGCCAACTCGCTGAGCAACAGCAACTATAGCATCTTCCAGGGCATCCCCGAGTGTGTGGGCAGCGGCACCCACTTTGCCCGCATCCACCACAAGGCCAAGGCTCCCAAGTCGGGGCTCATAACATCACCAGGTGTAGATTCAGGTGTAGCCATCGGCATGGCAGGCCACTCCCCAGTCCGTCCGCTCGATCGTCTCTCGCGCAATCTCGAAGAGGAAGAGGACAACTTTTCAATGCAGCAGCTCTCCTCTGGGGCAAATGGCGTCACATATGTGCCCTTCAGGAGTCCCACGCCCAGCAGTCTCTTCGTGCAcgagaacaacaacaattctCAGCCCCACATCGTCTTTAACTCGGCTACGCGCTCTAGTCCCAACAACAATGCCTCCTTTCCCTATGAACAGAATGGATTGCCTTCCCCACTGCGTGTGGGCCCCAGTCCAAAGGCCCGACGACCCACACAGATTCCGTTGCCCACAGTGCCGCTGCACACCTGCCACGTGCTGGACGaagacgaggatgaggaggtgAATGGGGATCAAATACTGACGCCCCCGCCTCCACCCGTGCCCCGTCCGCACATCTTCCATCAGCGCCTGGGCCAGGCGCCCTATCCTGATCTCTCGCCCGAGATAGCTGAAAAATACGCCATGCCCACCCAGCATGTGTCCGTGGCTTCTTCCATTCCCGTTCCGGTGCCCCACGGCTCGCCCATGGTGCGACGAACCCATCGTCGCCACCGACCCGCTATTCCGGCTCAAGCCAATTTTTGCGATCAAATCCGCGCCCCTCCCCTCGGCTACGTGGTGCGCACACAGAGTGACGATCGACTGGTGGAGGCGGATCAACAGACGGAGGCGGCTCCCCGCGTCAATCGTCGGAGCAACAACAAGACCCGTCCCCGCTCCTTCTGCAGCTCCATTGTGGGCGTACAGGCATAG
- the NKAIN gene encoding sodium/potassium-transporting ATPase subunit beta-1-interacting protein isoform X4 → MGSCSCTRRHFLLSICFLQVITILERQVFDFLGYMWAPILVNFFHILFIIFGFYGAYHFRVKYIITYLIWNFLWIGWNAFLICFYLNVGQLDRDSDLLNLGTGSVSWFEANGYGCRPTYNMTADDPFRPQRPETVEGCLLDYTLVEIIHSGVQCGLALLGILGAILISCIFLDEDDRFDFMNGDAKSPQHTVVHPI, encoded by the exons ATGGGCTCGTGCTCGTGTACGCGGCGACACTTTTTGTTGTCAATATGCTTCCTGCAAGTG ATAACGATTCTCGAACGCCAGGTATTCGACTTTCTCGGATACATGTGGGCCCCCATCCTGGTGAATTTCTTCCACATTCTATTTATCATATTCGGATTCTATGGCGCATATCACTTTCGCGTTAAATACATCATCACC TATCTAATATGGAACTTCCTATGGATCGGCTGGAATGCTTTCCTCATTTGCTTTTATCTGAATGTGGGGCAGTTGGATAGG GACAGTGATCTACTCAATCTCGGCACGGGCAGCGTTTCCTGGTTCGAGGCGAACGGTTATGGATGCCGGCCCACCTACAACATGACGGCGGATGATCCGTTCCGTCCACAGCGGCCGGAGACCGTAGAGGGCTGCCTGCTCGACTATACGCTGGTGGAGATTATTCACTCGGGAGTTCAGTGCGGTCTGGCG cTGCTCGGTATACTCGGTGCGATTCTGATCAGTTGCATATTTCTGGACGAGGACGATAGAT TCGATTTCATGAACGGCGACGCGAAGAGTCCCCAGCACACCGTGGTGCACCCAAT CTAA
- the NKAIN gene encoding sodium/potassium-transporting ATPase subunit beta-1-interacting protein isoform X3 translates to MGSCSCTRRHFLLSICFLQVITILERQVFDFLGYMWAPILVNFFHILFIIFGFYGAYHFRVKYIITYLIWNFLWIGWNAFLICFYLNVGQLDRDSDLLNLGTGSVSWFEANGYGCRPTYNMTADDPFRPQRPETVEGCLLDYTLVEIIHSGVQCGLALLGILGAILISCIFLDEDDRFDFMNGDAKSPQHTVVHPIEAY, encoded by the exons ATGGGCTCGTGCTCGTGTACGCGGCGACACTTTTTGTTGTCAATATGCTTCCTGCAAGTG ATAACGATTCTCGAACGCCAGGTATTCGACTTTCTCGGATACATGTGGGCCCCCATCCTGGTGAATTTCTTCCACATTCTATTTATCATATTCGGATTCTATGGCGCATATCACTTTCGCGTTAAATACATCATCACC TATCTAATATGGAACTTCCTATGGATCGGCTGGAATGCTTTCCTCATTTGCTTTTATCTGAATGTGGGGCAGTTGGATAGG GACAGTGATCTACTCAATCTCGGCACGGGCAGCGTTTCCTGGTTCGAGGCGAACGGTTATGGATGCCGGCCCACCTACAACATGACGGCGGATGATCCGTTCCGTCCACAGCGGCCGGAGACCGTAGAGGGCTGCCTGCTCGACTATACGCTGGTGGAGATTATTCACTCGGGAGTTCAGTGCGGTCTGGCG cTGCTCGGTATACTCGGTGCGATTCTGATCAGTTGCATATTTCTGGACGAGGACGATAGAT TCGATTTCATGAACGGCGACGCGAAGAGTCCCCAGCACACCGTGGTGCACCCAAT TGAAGCATATTAG
- the NKAIN gene encoding ecdysone-induced protein 75B isoform X2 codes for MGSCSCTRRHFLLSICFLQVITILERQVFDFLGYMWAPILVNFFHILFIIFGFYGAYHFRVKYIITYLIWNFLWIGWNAFLICFYLNVGQLDRDSDLLNLGTGSVSWFEANGYGCRPTYNMTADDPFRPQRPETVEGCLLDYTLVEIIHSGVQCGLALLGILGAILISCIFLDEDDRLKHISKQSKHRQSLYSMEFCSSSDTIRHGSSHTIMGMGLGDPRGDQDGGELSPKPMTPRRVKRRSVMARGSQGRQSSGGGGSSRRSHHGSSGTLRSKHGGGHGGGAGESSSGSYVRSSTRSSRRKYQQNPVTKLIDQQQLQQQQQQLQQPHLGSFHRQDKLSLTVSNLQSLNDDMLNNTNISGSQLGSLAKNNGHFYHSYRKNIPLDPIYYNTNGQGVIQQQEEPVSPTLLPPPPPLPAVPAPAANLHGGGHYNPSYQHSTTHLNDVGHGDEVYNNRPPSVRSSYSNFHGSRPLSTAYANAGENVFVGLGGANASPPQPPCTPPLYQQHPLHQQQQQQQQQQYLPPPPMEPAPAYVSVMSFSKRTASRESIRSMAFLNNGPPAYNLNYHTPPDSETTM; via the exons ATGGGCTCGTGCTCGTGTACGCGGCGACACTTTTTGTTGTCAATATGCTTCCTGCAAGTG ATAACGATTCTCGAACGCCAGGTATTCGACTTTCTCGGATACATGTGGGCCCCCATCCTGGTGAATTTCTTCCACATTCTATTTATCATATTCGGATTCTATGGCGCATATCACTTTCGCGTTAAATACATCATCACC TATCTAATATGGAACTTCCTATGGATCGGCTGGAATGCTTTCCTCATTTGCTTTTATCTGAATGTGGGGCAGTTGGATAGG GACAGTGATCTACTCAATCTCGGCACGGGCAGCGTTTCCTGGTTCGAGGCGAACGGTTATGGATGCCGGCCCACCTACAACATGACGGCGGATGATCCGTTCCGTCCACAGCGGCCGGAGACCGTAGAGGGCTGCCTGCTCGACTATACGCTGGTGGAGATTATTCACTCGGGAGTTCAGTGCGGTCTGGCG cTGCTCGGTATACTCGGTGCGATTCTGATCAGTTGCATATTTCTGGACGAGGACGATAGAT TGAAGCATATTAGCAAGCAGTCGAAACATCGCCAGTCGTTGTACTCTATGGAgttttgcagcagcagcgacaccATCCGGCATGGCAGCAGTCACACCATTATGGGCATGGGGCTGGGCGATCCGCGAGGGGACCAGGATGGCGGAGAGCTGAGCCCCAAGCCGATGACACCAAGGCGCGTGAAACGGAGGTCGGTGATGGCCAGGGGCAGCCAGGGGAGGCAATctagtggaggaggaggcagtaGTCGTCGTTCACATCATGGCTCCAGCGGCACACTGAGATCCAAGCATGGAGGCGGTCATGGAGGAGGAGCCGGGgagagcagcagtggcagttaTGTGAGAAGCAGCACTCGCAGTTCCCGCAGGAAGTACCAACAGAACCCGGTGACAAAGCTGATCgaccagcaacagctgcagcagcagcaacagcaactgcagcagcccCACCTGGGCTCTTTCCATCGTCAGGACAAGCTCTCGCTGACCGTCTCCAATCTCCAGTCCCTTAACGATGACATGCTCAATAACACGAACATCTCCGGCAGTCAGCTAGGAAGTCTGGCAAAGAACAATGGCCACTTTTATCACAGCTACCGCAAAAACATTCCCCTGGATCCGATTTACTACAACACCAACGGGCAGGGCGTGATCCAGCAACAAGAAGAACCCGTCTCGCCCACCCTACTTCCTCCACCGCCTCCACTTCCAGCTgtgccagctccagcagcgaACCTCCATGGCGGAGGCCACTACAATCCCAGTTACCAGCACTCCACCACCCACCTGAACGATGTGGGTCATGGCGACGAGGTGTACAACAATAGGCCGCCGTCGGTGCGCTCTAGCTATTCAAATTTTCACGGGTCTCGGCCCTTGTCCACTGCCTACGCCAATGCGGGCGAGAACGTTTTCGTCGGACTAGGTGGAGCCAATGCCAGTCCGCCCCAGCCTCCCTGCACTCCACCTCTCTACCAGCAGCATCCCctccatcagcagcaacaacagcagcagcagcagcaatatcTTCCACCGCCGCCAATGGAGCCGGCACCGGCCTATGTGAGCGTCATGTCCTTCTCAAAGCGCACCGCCTCGCGGGAGAGCATTCGTTCCATGGCTTTCCTAAACAACGGTCCGCCCGCTTACAATCTCAACTATCACACGCCACCGGACTCGGAGACAACTATGTGA
- the NKAIN gene encoding sodium/potassium-transporting ATPase subunit beta-1-interacting protein isoform X5, whose amino-acid sequence MGSCSCTRRHFLLSICFLQVITILERQVFDFLGYMWAPILVNFFHILFIIFGFYGAYHFRVKYIITYLIWNFLWIGWNAFLICFYLNVGQLDRDSDLLNLGTGSVSWFEANGYGCRPTYNMTADDPFRPQRPETVEGCLLDYTLVEIIHSGVQCGLALLGILGAILISCIFLDEDDRSNTTYLTAPITQNIHYQS is encoded by the exons ATGGGCTCGTGCTCGTGTACGCGGCGACACTTTTTGTTGTCAATATGCTTCCTGCAAGTG ATAACGATTCTCGAACGCCAGGTATTCGACTTTCTCGGATACATGTGGGCCCCCATCCTGGTGAATTTCTTCCACATTCTATTTATCATATTCGGATTCTATGGCGCATATCACTTTCGCGTTAAATACATCATCACC TATCTAATATGGAACTTCCTATGGATCGGCTGGAATGCTTTCCTCATTTGCTTTTATCTGAATGTGGGGCAGTTGGATAGG GACAGTGATCTACTCAATCTCGGCACGGGCAGCGTTTCCTGGTTCGAGGCGAACGGTTATGGATGCCGGCCCACCTACAACATGACGGCGGATGATCCGTTCCGTCCACAGCGGCCGGAGACCGTAGAGGGCTGCCTGCTCGACTATACGCTGGTGGAGATTATTCACTCGGGAGTTCAGTGCGGTCTGGCG cTGCTCGGTATACTCGGTGCGATTCTGATCAGTTGCATATTTCTGGACGAGGACGATAGAT CTAATACAACTTACTTAACAGCTCCAATCACACAAAACATACACTATCAAAGCTAA